In one window of Polynucleobacter sp. AM-7D1 DNA:
- a CDS encoding sodium:solute symporter family protein: protein MLIWFVIIYWVVSVGIGLWAALRVKNTADFAAAGHSLPLPIVTATVFATWFGSEAVLGIPATFLKEGLGGIVSDPFGSSLCLILVGLFFARHLYNRRMLTIGDFFREKYGRTVEVLVTLCIVVSYLGWVAAQIKALGLVFNVVSEGGITQTAGMLIGAGSVLIYTLFGGMWSVAITDFIQMIIIVVGMLYIGGEITAQTGGVGVVFEHAVAAGQFSNFWPDMNLASILGFTAALCTMMLGSIPQQDVFQRITSSKNVNIAVQAALLGGVLYFVFAFVPLYLAYSATIISPDLVKQYLYTDPQMILPKLILNHAPLIAQVMFFGALLSAIKSCASATLLAPSVTFAENIVRGFFKHLSDQDLLKVMRITVLCFTAVVTFFAINSNLSIFKMVENAYKVTLVAAFVPLAFGVYWSRANSLGGLLSVVCGLVVWISCEVLAPEAILPPQLAGLLASIVGMLLGGMVPRAKLIAS, encoded by the coding sequence ATGTTGATTTGGTTTGTCATCATCTACTGGGTGGTATCTGTAGGTATCGGTCTTTGGGCTGCGCTACGGGTCAAAAACACAGCTGACTTTGCTGCAGCAGGCCATAGCCTTCCTTTGCCTATCGTCACCGCTACAGTCTTTGCTACCTGGTTTGGCTCCGAAGCGGTGTTAGGTATTCCAGCCACCTTCCTTAAGGAAGGGCTTGGCGGGATTGTTTCCGATCCTTTCGGATCTTCCCTGTGCCTGATTTTAGTAGGACTCTTTTTTGCTCGTCATCTCTATAACCGTCGCATGCTCACTATCGGCGATTTCTTTCGGGAGAAATATGGCCGCACTGTAGAGGTTTTGGTAACGCTCTGTATTGTGGTTTCTTATTTGGGATGGGTAGCCGCGCAGATTAAAGCGCTGGGCCTTGTTTTTAATGTTGTGTCTGAAGGTGGCATTACACAAACAGCCGGCATGTTAATTGGCGCTGGTAGCGTTCTGATTTATACACTTTTTGGTGGAATGTGGTCGGTGGCAATTACCGACTTCATTCAGATGATCATCATTGTGGTGGGCATGCTTTATATCGGTGGCGAGATAACAGCCCAAACTGGTGGTGTTGGTGTAGTTTTTGAGCATGCAGTTGCTGCCGGCCAGTTTTCCAATTTCTGGCCTGATATGAATCTCGCTTCTATCCTTGGCTTTACAGCCGCCTTATGCACAATGATGTTGGGCTCTATTCCACAGCAAGATGTGTTTCAGCGAATTACATCGTCTAAGAATGTGAACATTGCAGTTCAAGCCGCTTTGTTAGGAGGAGTGCTGTACTTTGTCTTCGCGTTTGTTCCGCTGTATTTGGCTTACTCTGCAACCATTATTAGTCCAGATCTAGTGAAGCAGTATTTATATACAGATCCACAAATGATCTTGCCAAAACTGATTTTGAACCATGCCCCACTGATCGCGCAGGTGATGTTTTTTGGTGCCCTACTGTCAGCCATCAAGAGTTGTGCCAGCGCTACATTGCTCGCGCCATCCGTCACTTTTGCGGAGAACATTGTGCGTGGCTTTTTTAAGCATCTATCAGATCAGGATTTGCTAAAAGTCATGCGCATTACGGTTCTCTGTTTTACAGCGGTAGTTACCTTTTTTGCTATCAACTCGAATTTATCAATTTTTAAGATGGTTGAGAATGCCTACAAAGTGACTTTAGTTGCGGCTTTTGTACCACTGGCTTTTGGGGTCTACTGGTCCAGGGCAAATTCTTTAGGTGGTTTGTTATCAGTGGTCTGCGGTCTTGTTGTTTGGATCAGCTGCGAAGTACTTGCCCCTGAAGCTATTCTCCCCCCTCAATTAGCAGGGCTTTTAGCTAGTATTGTCGGCATGCTTTTGGGTGGAATGGTTCCCAGGGCTAAATTGATTGCAAGTTGA
- a CDS encoding 2-dehydropantoate 2-reductase codes for MKICVIGGGGAIGGYLAVMLARAGNDVTVVARGATLAAIKERGLALIMDDQPEPLVAQVKAVEKIRDAETPDVVILAVKAHQVEPIIEDLAAIMGPETILIPMQNGIPWWYFQKLGGDYQDHSVETVDAGGVAKNAINPNNIIGCVVYPATFTQAPGVIRHVEGNRFPLGELDGKQTERIQKMSEMMSAAGFKSPILEDIRSEIWLKLWGNMTFNPISSLTHGTLEGICQYPLTKELARNMMAEAQTIAEKLGVTFRVDIERRIAGAEKVGKHKTSMLQDLEAGRSLEIDALLGSVIELGKITETPTPCLNTVFALTKYLDENVQASKGSLALPSVSGY; via the coding sequence ATGAAAATCTGTGTGATCGGTGGAGGGGGCGCGATTGGCGGTTACCTTGCTGTCATGTTGGCGCGAGCCGGCAATGATGTCACGGTAGTTGCGCGTGGCGCCACTTTGGCGGCAATTAAAGAGCGTGGCCTTGCATTAATTATGGATGACCAACCTGAGCCTTTGGTGGCACAGGTGAAAGCGGTTGAAAAAATTCGTGATGCAGAGACTCCAGATGTTGTGATTTTGGCAGTGAAGGCGCACCAAGTTGAGCCGATCATTGAGGATCTCGCTGCAATCATGGGCCCAGAAACGATTTTGATTCCAATGCAAAACGGAATTCCTTGGTGGTACTTCCAGAAGCTGGGTGGCGACTATCAAGATCATTCTGTCGAAACAGTTGACGCTGGTGGTGTTGCGAAGAATGCAATTAATCCAAACAACATCATTGGATGCGTGGTCTATCCGGCAACCTTTACTCAGGCGCCTGGTGTGATTCGTCACGTTGAAGGCAATCGCTTCCCATTGGGCGAGTTAGATGGCAAACAGACTGAGCGTATTCAGAAGATGTCAGAAATGATGTCTGCAGCTGGATTTAAGTCACCAATCCTGGAAGACATTCGCTCTGAGATTTGGTTGAAGTTGTGGGGCAATATGACTTTCAATCCAATAAGCTCTTTGACGCATGGAACTTTGGAGGGCATTTGCCAGTATCCACTGACTAAAGAGTTGGCACGCAATATGATGGCTGAAGCGCAAACGATTGCCGAGAAGTTGGGCGTCACTTTCCGTGTGGATATTGAGCGTCGTATTGCTGGTGCTGAAAAAGTCGGTAAGCATAAAACATCGATGTTGCAGGACTTGGAGGCGGGTCGTAGCTTAGAGATCGATGCTCTATTGGGTTCCGTAATTGAGCTTGGAAAGATTACCGAAACACCAACACCTTGCCTCAATACCGTCTTTGCTTTAACAAAGTACCTTGATGAAAACGTTCAAGCTTCTAAAGGTAGCTTGGCCTTGCCATCTGTTTCTGGTTACTAA
- a CDS encoding fumarylacetoacetate hydrolase family protein, giving the protein MAQWLRFQHQGKSGLGQVQGDQIAVYTGDLFNNPQATGETLKLSDVTIDIPCTPSKMVAMVDNFHALVTKLEHAVPAEPLYFLKGNNSFLAANQVIRTPKSYSGKVVYEGELGIVIGKACHEVDEAQAAAAIFGYTCINDVTAIEILNRDPGYAQWTRSKSFNTFGVFGPYITTDVDPSKLTIKTILNDQERQNYPIADMIFPPAKLVSLISQDVPLQAGDIIACGTSVGVGSMKPGSKVSIIIDGVGRLDNRFE; this is encoded by the coding sequence ATGGCTCAATGGCTCAGATTTCAACATCAAGGCAAATCCGGCTTAGGACAAGTTCAAGGGGATCAGATTGCTGTGTACACAGGCGATCTATTTAACAATCCTCAAGCTACTGGAGAGACATTAAAGCTATCCGATGTCACTATCGATATCCCATGCACTCCATCCAAAATGGTTGCCATGGTGGATAACTTTCATGCGCTGGTTACCAAACTGGAGCATGCCGTGCCGGCAGAGCCTTTGTATTTTCTGAAAGGCAATAACTCTTTCTTGGCAGCCAATCAAGTTATTCGCACTCCAAAGTCTTACTCTGGAAAAGTCGTTTATGAGGGCGAGCTCGGCATCGTCATCGGGAAAGCCTGTCATGAAGTAGATGAAGCGCAAGCGGCCGCTGCCATTTTTGGTTACACCTGCATTAACGATGTCACTGCAATTGAGATTTTGAATCGCGATCCTGGATATGCGCAGTGGACACGCTCTAAGAGCTTCAATACTTTTGGAGTCTTTGGCCCTTACATCACCACCGATGTAGATCCAAGCAAGTTAACAATTAAAACTATATTGAATGATCAAGAGCGTCAGAACTACCCCATCGCCGACATGATTTTCCCACCAGCAAAATTGGTTAGCCTGATCTCACAAGATGTCCCACTGCAAGCTGGCGACATCATTGCTTGCGGAACTTCTGTTGGGGTTGGTTCAATGAAGCCCGGCAGTAAGGTCAGCATCATCATTGATGGTGTTGGACGCTTAGATAATCGCTTCGAATAG
- a CDS encoding reductase yields MTKNSELQFAPELDRPVRYIERTRNYYLGLGYETPYVWAHYIEVPFAPLQKPLKHSILGLVTTAVPFDASKGPQGPGAPYNAAAKFYDPYTRSIDEDADLRIAHVGIDRRNADMQDSNCWFPLGAAKRAAANARIQSLSKYFYGLPTNRSQRHTLEIDAPLILSKLREDHVDVAVLIPNCPICHQSQSLLARYLEAAGIPTVIMGAAKDIVEYCGVPRLLFSDFPLGNAAALPNNIQSQDSNFELALRLLEGAPAARTTVQCPLVWASDPSWKLDYSNLERLSAEEILRLRDEAEKARITARDIRVKSVGA; encoded by the coding sequence ATGACTAAGAATTCTGAACTGCAATTTGCACCTGAATTGGACCGGCCAGTTCGTTATATTGAGCGTACCCGCAATTACTATTTAGGTTTGGGATATGAAACACCCTATGTTTGGGCACACTACATTGAGGTGCCTTTTGCCCCACTGCAAAAGCCACTTAAACATTCAATTCTAGGTTTAGTTACTACTGCAGTCCCGTTTGATGCCAGTAAAGGCCCTCAAGGACCTGGTGCTCCCTATAACGCAGCCGCTAAGTTTTATGACCCCTACACTCGCTCAATTGATGAGGATGCAGACTTACGTATTGCACATGTCGGGATTGATAGGCGCAATGCTGACATGCAGGATAGCAATTGCTGGTTTCCACTGGGCGCAGCGAAGCGCGCTGCTGCAAACGCACGCATTCAGTCCCTGTCGAAATATTTTTATGGGCTACCCACCAATCGCAGTCAACGTCATACCTTGGAGATTGATGCGCCCTTGATTCTGAGTAAGCTGCGCGAAGATCATGTTGATGTTGCAGTGCTGATTCCCAATTGCCCTATTTGCCATCAGAGCCAAAGTTTATTGGCGCGATATTTGGAGGCTGCTGGTATTCCCACGGTAATCATGGGTGCGGCAAAAGATATTGTGGAATATTGCGGTGTCCCTCGCCTGCTCTTTAGTGACTTTCCCTTAGGCAATGCTGCAGCTCTTCCCAACAATATTCAATCGCAAGACTCTAATTTTGAATTGGCTCTTCGCTTGTTAGAGGGTGCTCCAGCAGCCCGAACAACAGTGCAATGCCCTTTGGTTTGGGCTTCAGACCCTTCGTGGAAATTGGACTATTCCAATTTAGAGCGACTCAGTGCAGAGGAAATTTTGCGCTTACGTGATGAGGCAGAAAAGGCCCGCATCACTGCACGCGATATCAGAGTAAAAAGCGTTGGAGCCTAG
- a CDS encoding polyprenyl synthetase family protein produces the protein MTSTVKTNELSQILAPIALDFKALDEVIRLRLASKVALIDQISTYIIQAGGKRVRPALLLLVSKALANGKETPHALELAAVVEFIHTATLLHDDVVDESTLRRGRETANAAFGNAASVLVGDFLYSRAFQMMVGPNDLRVMEILSDATNTIAEGEVLQLLNMNDPEVDEKSYLRVIRYKTAKLFEASTELGAILAQASDSYREQAAAFGRHIGTAFQLMDDLLDYTADASQMGKNAGDDLREGKPTLPLIYLLENGSTEEQLLVRAAIEQNQDLPDDVFQQILSAVQNSGALDYTQAAAKREVDLALECLKDFPQNESTTALHALCKYSLSRQT, from the coding sequence ATGACGAGCACTGTCAAAACCAATGAATTAAGCCAAATTTTGGCTCCTATTGCCTTAGATTTCAAGGCCTTAGATGAAGTAATTCGCCTTCGATTAGCCTCAAAAGTAGCCTTAATTGACCAAATCTCCACTTACATCATCCAAGCAGGCGGAAAACGGGTCCGACCAGCCCTTTTGCTACTAGTCAGCAAAGCCTTAGCCAATGGTAAAGAAACTCCCCATGCCTTAGAGCTGGCAGCCGTAGTGGAATTTATCCACACAGCCACCCTACTCCATGATGATGTCGTCGATGAATCCACTCTAAGAAGGGGTCGCGAGACTGCCAATGCCGCTTTTGGCAATGCTGCGAGCGTGCTAGTGGGCGATTTCCTCTATTCCAGAGCTTTTCAGATGATGGTGGGGCCAAATGACCTAAGAGTCATGGAAATCCTGTCCGATGCAACCAATACGATTGCAGAGGGGGAAGTTTTACAGCTCCTCAATATGAATGACCCCGAAGTTGATGAAAAGAGTTATTTACGGGTGATTCGCTATAAAACCGCCAAATTATTCGAAGCATCCACAGAGCTTGGGGCAATTTTGGCGCAAGCATCGGATAGTTATCGAGAGCAGGCTGCTGCTTTTGGTCGCCACATTGGTACCGCCTTCCAATTAATGGATGATCTATTGGATTACACGGCTGACGCATCCCAAATGGGGAAAAATGCTGGCGATGATTTGAGAGAAGGAAAGCCTACGCTTCCGCTCATTTATCTTCTTGAAAACGGTAGTACTGAAGAGCAATTACTGGTTCGTGCAGCGATCGAGCAAAATCAAGACTTACCTGATGACGTCTTCCAGCAGATTCTGAGCGCAGTACAAAATTCTGGGGCTTTGGATTACACCCAAGCTGCCGCAAAGCGAGAAGTAGATCTTGCGCTGGAATGTCTCAAAGACTTTCCTCAAAACGAATCAACAACAGCGTTACACGCTCTGTGCAAATACTCTTTATCTAGGCAAACCTAG
- the rplU gene encoding 50S ribosomal protein L21 — protein sequence MYAVIKTGGKQYKVAAGEKLKIEQIPAEIGSEITLDQVLAVGEGTSLKLGDPLVNGAAVMATVVSQGRHDKVTIFKMRRRKHYQKHQGHRQNYTEILINTIKA from the coding sequence ATGTACGCGGTCATAAAAACCGGTGGCAAACAGTATAAAGTTGCTGCAGGCGAAAAATTGAAAATAGAACAGATACCAGCGGAAATCGGCAGCGAAATCACTCTTGACCAAGTCTTAGCCGTAGGCGAAGGCACTTCACTCAAATTGGGTGATCCATTGGTTAATGGTGCAGCTGTGATGGCCACTGTCGTCTCCCAGGGACGTCACGATAAAGTGACAATCTTTAAGATGCGCCGTCGCAAGCATTATCAAAAGCACCAAGGCCATCGTCAGAATTACACAGAAATTCTGATTAACACGATCAAAGCCTAA
- the rpmA gene encoding 50S ribosomal protein L27, giving the protein MAQKKGGGSTRNGRDSESKRLGVKVFGGEQINAGSIIIRQRGTRVHPGMNVGIGKDHTLFALVDGQVEFGVKGALKKAQVSVLPRS; this is encoded by the coding sequence ATGGCACAGAAAAAAGGCGGCGGCTCGACACGAAATGGCCGCGACTCAGAATCGAAACGCTTGGGCGTTAAAGTTTTTGGCGGCGAGCAAATCAACGCTGGCAGCATCATCATTCGTCAACGTGGTACACGAGTACATCCGGGTATGAACGTTGGTATTGGTAAAGATCACACTTTGTTTGCCTTGGTTGACGGACAAGTGGAATTTGGCGTGAAGGGTGCTTTGAAGAAGGCCCAGGTTTCAGTTCTCCCGCGTTCATAA
- the obgE gene encoding GTPase ObgE has translation MKFIDEARIEVIAGQGGAGSASMRREKFIEFGGPDGGDGGKGGSVWATADRNINTLIDYRYAKTHTAKNGEPGRGADCYGRAGDDIELRMPVGTIISDYETGEPIADLTTHGERLCLAQGGVGGWGNIHFKSSTNRAPRQKTNGKEGERRKLKLELKVLADVGLLGMPNAGKSTLITAVSNARPKIADYPFTTLHPNLGVVRVGAERSFVIADIPGLIEGAAEGAGLGHRFLRHLQRTGVLLHLVDIAPFDENIDSVADAVAIVNELRKYDEALVEKPRWLVLNKVDMIPEEDRKKVVADFIKRFKWKGPVFEISALTGLGCDKLCYSLQDYLDSIRKDRDDEDERAADPRYQEQAQTEDKTPD, from the coding sequence ATGAAATTTATAGACGAAGCTCGTATTGAAGTCATAGCTGGCCAAGGTGGCGCCGGGAGTGCCTCCATGCGCCGCGAAAAGTTTATTGAATTCGGTGGTCCTGATGGTGGCGATGGCGGTAAAGGCGGAAGCGTATGGGCAACCGCTGATCGCAACATCAATACGCTGATTGACTATCGTTACGCCAAAACGCACACTGCAAAGAATGGTGAGCCTGGTCGTGGCGCCGACTGTTATGGTCGCGCAGGCGACGATATTGAGTTGCGTATGCCAGTTGGAACCATCATTTCTGATTATGAAACTGGTGAACCGATTGCCGACTTAACCACGCACGGTGAGCGCCTTTGTTTGGCGCAGGGCGGTGTTGGGGGATGGGGAAATATTCACTTTAAGAGTAGTACGAACCGCGCTCCTCGCCAAAAGACGAATGGCAAAGAGGGTGAGCGTCGTAAGCTCAAACTTGAATTAAAAGTATTGGCTGATGTTGGTTTATTAGGTATGCCGAATGCCGGTAAATCGACTTTGATCACCGCTGTGTCTAACGCGCGACCAAAGATTGCGGACTATCCGTTTACAACCTTACATCCAAATTTGGGTGTGGTACGTGTAGGCGCTGAGCGTAGCTTTGTGATTGCAGATATTCCGGGATTAATCGAAGGTGCCGCAGAAGGTGCTGGCTTGGGTCATCGCTTCTTAAGACACTTGCAGCGCACTGGTGTGCTCTTGCATTTAGTCGATATTGCTCCATTTGATGAGAATATTGATTCAGTGGCAGATGCTGTTGCTATCGTGAATGAGTTACGTAAGTACGATGAAGCCTTGGTTGAGAAGCCGCGCTGGTTAGTGCTGAACAAAGTCGACATGATTCCCGAGGAAGATCGCAAAAAAGTGGTTGCAGACTTTATTAAACGCTTTAAGTGGAAGGGTCCTGTTTTTGAGATCTCCGCTTTAACAGGCTTGGGCTGCGATAAGTTGTGCTATTCATTGCAAGACTACTTGGACTCTATTCGTAAAGATAGGGATGATGAAGATGAGCGTGCTGCTGATCCGCGTTATCAAGAACAAGCCCAGACAGAAGATAAAACTCCAGATTAA
- a CDS encoding CNP1-like family protein, whose protein sequence is MMKPSIRSLRLSTLGLAISVVLAGCAGDPLESGVDPFAPMVFKEGATAMPLNPPNKSTIQPFYVSQQTIFKFAIDTDSILIGNDGITRYIVILTSPNGNSQVQYEGIRCDSFQWRLYGTFESNTWKENPLSSWNPIKDHTPNRYQAALAQGAFCNFNTQEKSIKNVIQSLNPNGFTGGTKPTNSYGVM, encoded by the coding sequence ATGATGAAACCATCCATTCGCAGTCTTAGACTCTCAACCCTTGGCTTAGCTATCAGCGTAGTCCTAGCAGGATGTGCAGGTGATCCACTGGAGAGCGGGGTCGACCCTTTTGCACCAATGGTCTTCAAAGAAGGTGCAACAGCAATGCCATTGAACCCTCCCAATAAATCAACCATTCAACCCTTTTACGTATCACAGCAAACAATTTTCAAGTTTGCAATCGACACTGACTCGATTTTGATCGGTAATGACGGCATCACGCGATACATTGTTATTTTGACTAGTCCCAATGGAAACAGCCAAGTTCAATACGAAGGTATTCGTTGCGACTCTTTCCAATGGCGACTCTATGGCACCTTTGAATCCAATACTTGGAAAGAAAACCCTCTTTCTAGCTGGAATCCAATAAAGGATCACACACCAAATCGTTATCAAGCTGCTTTAGCTCAAGGAGCATTTTGCAACTTCAACACTCAAGAAAAGAGTATCAAAAACGTTATTCAGTCACTGAACCCAAATGGATTCACTGGTGGCACAAAACCTACTAATTCATATGGAGTAATGTAA
- a CDS encoding RNA pyrophosphohydrolase, giving the protein MLDREGYRPNVGIVLLNSHNEVFWGKRVGQHSWQFPQGGIQHGESPEQAMYRELHEEVGLMPEHVQIIGRTRDWLRYDVPEEFLRRQHASKTHRASYRGQKQIWFLLRLVGLDTDIQLRASEHPEFDAWRWVPFWIQLDTVIDFKREVYQLALSELARYLSRGIRMQQLAWGSPLDLFQSLYGGEEDEPKEVNPTNKP; this is encoded by the coding sequence ATGCTTGACCGTGAAGGGTATCGACCCAATGTCGGCATAGTCCTCCTCAATAGCCATAACGAGGTTTTCTGGGGAAAACGCGTTGGGCAGCATTCGTGGCAGTTCCCGCAGGGCGGGATTCAGCATGGTGAAAGCCCAGAGCAGGCCATGTACCGCGAATTGCATGAGGAAGTGGGCTTAATGCCAGAACATGTCCAAATTATTGGACGTACTAGGGACTGGCTTCGTTACGACGTCCCAGAGGAGTTCCTGCGTCGTCAACATGCCTCTAAAACGCATCGAGCCAGCTATCGCGGTCAAAAACAAATCTGGTTTTTGCTGCGCTTAGTGGGTTTAGATACCGATATTCAGCTGCGCGCTTCAGAACATCCAGAATTTGATGCCTGGCGATGGGTTCCATTTTGGATTCAACTAGATACCGTAATTGACTTCAAACGCGAAGTCTATCAATTAGCCCTCTCCGAGCTTGCGCGCTACTTGTCCCGCGGTATACGTATGCAGCAACTTGCCTGGGGATCTCCACTCGATTTATTTCAATCCCTGTATGGGGGTGAAGAAGATGAGCCAAAAGAAGTAAATCCCACTAATAAGCCATGA